A genome region from Thermoanaerobaculia bacterium includes the following:
- a CDS encoding UDP-N-acetylmuramate:L-alanyl-gamma-D-glutamyl-meso-diaminopimelate ligase, with amino-acid sequence MTQDPLHLHLVAIGGTGMAPLACLLQAQGHRVTGSDGPLYPPMSQLLEAAGILPWVGYEAGHLAPAPDLVVIGNAVRRDNPEAVAAERLGLPRLSMPEALARFFLADREPLVVAGTHGKTTTSAMAAWVWSECGRDPGFLIGGVPLDLGVSFRRGRGARFVIEGDEYNAAYFDRGAKFLHYRPETLLLTSVEYDHADLYPSPESLLAAYARLIALVPESGRIVACGDSAEVRELASAARCPVVFYGEDESNAVRLLGVPEADDHGIRFRLRDESGEERELAMPIWGVHNAVNALAVWAAGRRDGLDAERLAQALSRFRGVKRRQELLADHRGIVVIDDFAHHPTAVEKTLASMRMRFPGRRLLACFEPRSLTAGRAFLLAGYARAFAVADRAFFAPIFHRDRLAPGDRLDLEALAAELAQGGTPCVLAEDLDALLAEVLAGATSGDVILTMSSGSFGGLPRRLADAVLAGG; translated from the coding sequence TTGACCCAAGATCCGCTGCACCTTCATCTGGTCGCCATCGGTGGTACCGGAATGGCGCCGCTCGCCTGTCTTCTGCAAGCCCAGGGCCATCGGGTCACCGGCTCGGATGGACCGCTCTATCCGCCGATGAGCCAGTTGCTCGAGGCGGCGGGGATCCTCCCCTGGGTCGGGTACGAGGCCGGCCACCTCGCGCCGGCCCCGGATCTCGTCGTCATCGGCAACGCCGTCCGCCGCGACAATCCGGAAGCGGTTGCGGCCGAGCGTCTCGGGTTGCCGCGGCTCTCGATGCCCGAAGCCCTGGCGCGCTTCTTTCTCGCCGACCGGGAGCCGCTGGTCGTTGCCGGGACGCACGGCAAGACGACGACCAGCGCCATGGCGGCCTGGGTCTGGTCGGAGTGCGGACGCGATCCGGGCTTTCTCATCGGCGGCGTGCCGCTCGACCTCGGGGTGAGCTTCCGCCGTGGCCGTGGCGCGCGTTTCGTGATCGAGGGCGATGAGTACAACGCCGCCTATTTCGACCGCGGCGCGAAGTTTCTGCACTATCGCCCCGAGACCCTGCTCCTGACCTCGGTCGAATACGACCACGCCGATCTCTACCCGAGTCCGGAGTCGCTGCTTGCAGCCTATGCCCGGCTGATCGCGCTCGTACCCGAGTCCGGCCGGATCGTGGCCTGCGGCGACAGCGCAGAGGTGCGCGAGCTCGCGAGCGCCGCCCGATGCCCGGTCGTCTTCTACGGCGAAGACGAATCGAACGCGGTCCGGCTTCTCGGGGTACCCGAGGCGGACGACCATGGCATCCGCTTTCGACTGCGCGACGAGAGCGGCGAAGAGCGGGAGCTCGCGATGCCCATCTGGGGCGTGCACAACGCTGTCAACGCCCTGGCCGTCTGGGCGGCAGGGCGCCGCGACGGCCTCGATGCGGAGAGGCTCGCCCAGGCGCTCTCGCGCTTCCGCGGCGTCAAGCGCCGCCAGGAGCTGCTCGCGGACCATCGCGGCATCGTGGTCATCGACGACTTCGCGCATCACCCGACGGCGGTGGAGAAGACGCTCGCCAGCATGCGGATGCGATTTCCGGGTCGGCGGCTCCTCGCCTGCTTCGAGCCGCGCAGTCTCACCGCCGGTCGCGCCTTTCTGCTCGCGGGCTACGCTCGCGCCTTCGCGGTCGCCGACCGGGCCTTCTTCGCACCGATCTTCCATCGCGACCGCCTCGCTCCCGGAGACCGGCTCGACCTCGAAGCGCTGGCGGCGGAGCTCGCGCAGGGCGGCACGCCTTGTGTCCTGGCCGAAGACCTCGATGCGCTGCTGGCGGAGGTTCTCGCGGGAGCGACGTCCGGAGACGTCATCCTGACCATGTCGTCGGGCTCTTTCGGGGGGCTCCCGCGCCGCCTCGCCGACGCCGTTCTCGCCGGAGGCTGA
- a CDS encoding DUF1573 domain-containing protein: protein MSKSIGTATLSGLLLSSLVSLAAAQQTPPAAPPPAAAAPAAAPAAPSAIAVAPAPKLVPVEAIRDVGKVAKGEKVKVDFEVRNDGPAELVITDVHPTCGCTVASFDARIAPGAVGKIHAEMDTVDFAGPIAKTLTVLSNDPVQPRVMLTIKARVEPQVNAFPGYARFVFVQNQPPVTVKQWLWSENFADLRILAVKSPYDFVRVAFRPATADERRADAPTVNQWIVETTIQSDAEIGALRDFLIVETNHPKQKELRVAVTGFVRPLLQATPAIAEFGALDLGAASQDLSLVVVNFGEAALEIAKVSASVPGVEATIKPIEAGRRWEVKLELTAKMPKGRVDATVTIETTSTQQPTLQVPLRGTVKG, encoded by the coding sequence ATGTCGAAGTCGATCGGAACCGCGACGCTTTCGGGGCTCCTCCTGAGCTCGCTCGTGAGCCTCGCTGCGGCGCAGCAGACCCCCCCCGCCGCGCCGCCCCCTGCTGCCGCGGCTCCCGCGGCGGCTCCGGCTGCTCCCTCTGCAATCGCCGTCGCACCGGCCCCGAAACTCGTGCCGGTCGAGGCGATCCGGGACGTCGGCAAGGTCGCCAAGGGCGAGAAGGTGAAGGTCGATTTCGAGGTGAGGAACGACGGCCCGGCCGAGCTCGTGATCACCGACGTGCACCCGACCTGTGGCTGCACGGTGGCGAGCTTCGACGCCCGAATCGCCCCTGGCGCGGTGGGCAAGATCCACGCCGAGATGGACACCGTCGACTTCGCCGGCCCGATCGCCAAGACACTGACCGTGCTCTCGAACGATCCCGTGCAACCGCGCGTCATGCTGACGATCAAGGCGCGCGTCGAGCCCCAGGTCAACGCCTTCCCCGGCTACGCCCGCTTCGTCTTCGTGCAGAACCAGCCGCCGGTGACCGTCAAGCAGTGGCTCTGGTCCGAGAACTTCGCCGACCTCCGGATTCTCGCCGTGAAGTCGCCCTACGACTTCGTGCGCGTCGCGTTCCGCCCGGCGACCGCGGACGAACGGCGCGCCGACGCGCCGACCGTCAACCAGTGGATCGTCGAGACCACCATCCAGTCCGACGCAGAGATCGGCGCGCTGCGCGACTTCCTGATCGTCGAGACCAATCATCCCAAGCAGAAGGAGCTCCGCGTGGCGGTCACCGGTTTCGTGCGGCCGTTGCTTCAGGCGACTCCCGCGATCGCCGAGTTCGGCGCCCTCGACCTCGGCGCGGCGTCTCAGGACTTGAGCCTGGTGGTGGTGAACTTCGGCGAAGCGGCGCTCGAGATCGCGAAGGTGAGCGCTTCGGTGCCGGGGGTCGAAGCGACCATCAAGCCGATCGAGGCCGGCCGCCGCTGGGAAGTGAAGCTCGAGCTGACGGCCAAGATGCCCAAGGGCCGCGTCGACGCCACCGTCACCATCGAAACCACCAGCACCCAGCAGCCCACGCTGCAGGTGCCGCTGCGCGGCACCGTGAAGGGATGA
- the rph gene encoding ribonuclease PH has product MRVDGRAANALRPVSIEIDPLKFAEGSVLISAGDTRVLVAATVEKRVPGFLAGSGKGWLTAEYAMLPRATMTRSAREVSQGRPSGRTAEIQRLIGRSLRAAVDLQLLGERTLIIDCDVLQADAGTRTAAITGAWVAAVGALSRIFMAGDLAAWPVVSQVAAVSVGLLAGSPLLDLDFREDQRAQVDMNVVGTADGRLIEVQGTGEQRSFERSELDRLLDLALAGIAELAALQVRALGDQLRMVEELRGKKRGNAPARSERGLY; this is encoded by the coding sequence GTGCGGGTCGATGGGCGAGCGGCGAACGCGCTGCGGCCGGTCTCGATCGAGATCGATCCGCTGAAGTTCGCCGAAGGCTCCGTGCTGATCTCGGCCGGCGACACCCGGGTTCTCGTCGCGGCGACGGTGGAGAAGCGGGTGCCGGGCTTTCTCGCCGGCAGCGGCAAGGGCTGGTTGACCGCCGAGTACGCGATGCTGCCGCGCGCCACGATGACGCGCAGCGCGCGCGAGGTCTCCCAGGGGCGGCCCTCCGGCCGGACGGCCGAGATTCAGCGGCTGATCGGGCGGAGCCTGCGGGCCGCGGTCGACCTTCAGCTGCTCGGCGAGCGCACGCTGATCATCGACTGCGATGTCCTGCAGGCCGACGCCGGAACCCGCACCGCGGCGATCACCGGCGCCTGGGTGGCGGCGGTCGGCGCGCTGTCGCGGATCTTCATGGCGGGCGACCTCGCAGCGTGGCCGGTGGTGTCGCAGGTGGCGGCCGTCTCGGTGGGTCTTCTCGCCGGCTCACCCCTCCTCGACCTCGACTTTCGCGAGGATCAGCGCGCGCAGGTCGACATGAACGTCGTCGGCACCGCCGACGGCCGGCTCATCGAAGTGCAGGGGACGGGCGAACAACGCAGCTTCGAGCGTTCCGAGCTCGACCGCCTGCTCGACCTGGCCCTGGCCGGAATCGCCGAGCTCGCGGCGCTGCAGGTGCGCGCGCTCGGCGATCAATTGCGGATGGTGGAGGAGCTGCGCGGCAAGAAGCGCGGCAACGCCCCGGCGCGCAGCGAGCGCGGACTCTACTAG
- a CDS encoding glutamate racemase, which yields MSDPRPIGVFDSGVGGLTVAAALERRLPRERLLYLGDTARLPYGTKSAATVRRYTQVNLEFLERRGVKAVVVACNTASALALDSFDHPAGALPVWGVIEPGALRAAAATRNGRIGVIATESTVSSDAYGTALRRIVPELAIWSQPCPLLVPLIEEGWLDDPVTAEVARRYLEPLLAHDIDTLVLGCTHYPLLAPLLSRIAGEGVLLVDSAAAVSEQVAAELAHRGMLAVASAGATEGGDHFCVTDASQRFERIAGDFLGRKITLELVDIGNSAAGSGRTIPERSEP from the coding sequence GTGAGCGACCCGCGGCCGATCGGCGTCTTCGACTCGGGCGTCGGGGGACTGACGGTCGCCGCGGCGCTCGAGCGCCGCCTGCCGCGCGAGCGCCTGCTCTATCTCGGCGATACCGCCCGGTTGCCGTACGGCACGAAATCCGCGGCGACCGTGCGCCGCTACACCCAGGTGAATCTCGAGTTCCTCGAGCGCCGGGGCGTCAAGGCCGTCGTGGTCGCCTGCAATACCGCCTCCGCCCTGGCCCTCGACAGCTTCGATCACCCCGCGGGCGCGCTGCCGGTCTGGGGCGTGATCGAACCCGGCGCCCTGCGCGCCGCGGCCGCGACCCGGAACGGCCGGATCGGAGTGATCGCCACCGAATCCACGGTGAGCTCGGACGCCTACGGCACGGCGCTGCGGCGGATCGTCCCCGAGCTCGCCATCTGGTCGCAGCCCTGCCCGTTGCTGGTGCCGTTGATCGAGGAGGGCTGGCTCGACGATCCGGTGACCGCCGAGGTCGCACGGCGCTATCTCGAGCCGCTCCTCGCGCACGACATCGACACGCTGGTCCTCGGCTGCACGCACTATCCGCTCCTCGCGCCGCTGCTGTCGCGTATCGCCGGCGAGGGTGTCCTGCTGGTCGATTCGGCGGCCGCGGTCTCCGAACAGGTGGCGGCGGAGCTCGCCCACCGCGGCATGCTGGCCGTCGCCTCTGCCGGCGCAACCGAGGGGGGCGATCACTTCTGCGTCACCGACGCCTCGCAGCGCTTCGAGCGCATCGCGGGCGATTTCCTCGGTCGCAAGATCACGCTCGAGCTGGTCGATATCGGCAATTCTGCTGCAGGATCCGGGCGAACGATTCCCGAGAGGAGTGAACCTTGA
- a CDS encoding GerMN domain-containing protein translates to MKRSWAAWAVGLAVAITLAAGLWLYSTRRNALGDSGMALSASADGSTGAPGAPAAGGSAVSPAPAVVLPMAAQETWTARLFFPSGDDRLLAQEAPVTSGSGARSRAAGAVAALLSVPPVAPRVAVFPPEVKLGKLLLLEDGTVIVDLRSDPVAEPPQSGSTVELLRIYAVVHTVLRNVEEANRVVLLWNGVQRSSLAGHVDTGHPLRLRADLEAS, encoded by the coding sequence TTGAAGCGCAGCTGGGCCGCCTGGGCGGTCGGCCTCGCGGTGGCGATCACACTCGCCGCCGGCCTCTGGCTCTACTCGACGCGCAGGAATGCGTTGGGCGACTCCGGGATGGCGCTCTCCGCCTCCGCGGACGGCTCGACTGGAGCGCCGGGCGCGCCGGCCGCCGGAGGCTCGGCGGTCTCGCCGGCGCCCGCGGTCGTCCTGCCGATGGCAGCCCAGGAGACCTGGACGGCGCGGCTCTTCTTTCCTTCCGGCGACGATCGGCTGCTGGCGCAGGAGGCGCCCGTGACGAGCGGGAGCGGGGCGCGTTCCCGGGCCGCTGGAGCCGTCGCGGCGCTCCTCTCCGTACCGCCGGTCGCGCCGCGCGTGGCGGTCTTTCCGCCCGAGGTGAAGCTCGGCAAGCTCCTGCTGCTCGAGGACGGCACCGTGATCGTCGATCTGCGCAGCGATCCGGTCGCCGAGCCGCCGCAGTCGGGGTCGACCGTCGAGCTCTTGCGGATCTACGCCGTCGTTCACACCGTGCTGAGGAACGTCGAGGAGGCCAACCGGGTCGTGCTGCTCTGGAACGGTGTGCAGCGGTCCTCGCTCGCCGGCCATGTCGACACGGGGCATCCCCTGCGGCTGCGCGCCGACCTCGAGGCCTCGTGA
- a CDS encoding N-acetylmuramoyl-L-alanine amidase — MKRRLSLRLLAGFLLLVSGPLLAQEDPTEKDPAAAVVLTGSGTGSLVVSGSATPLAFGTTATGLLVELEPIVSRLGGRLDVGPLRQSYSLAIGETQLVVVPGSPAITSGTEIQPLSQPPGIVDGRLLVPLELLERSYGAQLGVTFTWDEARGILAVERPQQRELPVEVGLVHLQGVTTVVLQFPEAPRYRIVRSAGLYEVVLVGDRVVPPAAGPQVQDALVRGIEISPERIRLELAPDCAAESYTLQTPFRLVFDVFREAAAAAPAAPIVPRDSARRAIRTVVIDPGHGGKETGAIGPAGSAEKELALLLSTALAARLEQTLGVRTVLTRTEDIDLALDERSALANQNKADLFLSIHLNSSVGRGAVGAETYFLSLQASDQRAADAAAVENYVGAAVAPAGSDDFELQLLLWDLAQSQHLAASQRLATLIQEELNRALDLRDRGVKQAPFRVLMGAAMPAVLVEVGFISTRDEEQRLRSPEYRAQLVETLVRAVGRFKLEYETGATAAAGAP, encoded by the coding sequence GTGAAACGACGCCTGTCCCTCCGCCTCCTTGCCGGTTTCCTGCTGCTCGTCTCCGGCCCGCTCCTCGCCCAGGAAGATCCCACGGAGAAGGACCCCGCCGCAGCGGTCGTGCTGACCGGATCCGGAACCGGGAGCCTCGTCGTGAGTGGCAGCGCCACGCCGCTCGCCTTCGGCACGACCGCCACCGGGCTGCTCGTCGAGCTCGAACCGATCGTCAGCCGTCTCGGCGGGCGGCTCGATGTCGGGCCGCTCCGCCAGAGCTACAGCCTGGCGATCGGCGAGACGCAGCTCGTCGTCGTCCCGGGCAGCCCCGCGATCACCTCCGGAACCGAGATCCAGCCGCTCTCGCAGCCGCCCGGCATCGTGGACGGGAGGCTCCTTGTGCCGCTCGAGCTGCTGGAGAGGAGCTACGGCGCCCAACTCGGAGTGACCTTCACCTGGGACGAGGCGCGCGGGATCCTCGCCGTGGAGCGACCGCAACAACGAGAGCTGCCGGTCGAGGTCGGCCTGGTGCATCTGCAGGGCGTGACGACCGTCGTGCTGCAGTTCCCCGAGGCGCCGCGTTACCGGATCGTGCGCAGCGCCGGGCTCTACGAAGTCGTGCTGGTCGGCGACCGGGTCGTGCCGCCGGCCGCCGGTCCGCAGGTCCAGGACGCCCTGGTGCGCGGCATCGAGATCTCGCCGGAGCGCATCCGCCTCGAGCTCGCGCCGGACTGCGCGGCCGAGTCGTACACCCTGCAGACGCCGTTCCGGCTGGTCTTCGACGTCTTTCGCGAAGCTGCGGCGGCGGCGCCGGCGGCGCCCATCGTGCCGCGCGACTCCGCGCGCCGGGCCATCCGGACGGTGGTCATCGATCCGGGCCACGGCGGCAAAGAGACCGGCGCGATCGGGCCGGCCGGCAGCGCCGAGAAGGAGCTGGCGTTGCTCCTCTCGACGGCGCTCGCAGCGCGGCTCGAGCAGACGCTCGGGGTGCGCACCGTCCTCACCCGCACCGAAGACATCGACCTCGCGCTCGACGAGCGTTCGGCGCTCGCCAATCAGAACAAGGCGGACCTCTTCCTTTCGATTCATCTCAACTCGAGCGTCGGCCGCGGGGCCGTCGGCGCCGAGACCTACTTTCTCTCCCTGCAGGCGAGCGACCAGCGGGCCGCGGACGCCGCGGCGGTCGAAAACTACGTCGGCGCCGCGGTCGCCCCCGCCGGCAGCGACGACTTCGAGCTCCAGCTCCTGCTCTGGGATCTCGCACAGAGCCAGCACCTCGCGGCGTCGCAGCGCCTCGCGACGCTCATCCAGGAGGAGCTCAACCGGGCGCTCGACCTGCGCGACCGGGGCGTCAAACAGGCGCCGTTCCGGGTGCTCATGGGCGCGGCCATGCCGGCGGTCCTCGTGGAGGTCGGCTTCATCAGCACGCGCGACGAAGAGCAGCGCCTGCGCAGCCCCGAGTATCGCGCCCAACTGGTGGAGACGCTGGTGCGCGCGGTCGGGCGTTTCAAGCTCGAGTACGAAACCGGCGCGACCGCCGCGGCGGGCGCGCCTTGA